From the genome of Salvia splendens isolate huo1 chromosome 7, SspV2, whole genome shotgun sequence:
GTGCCATAATTAACTTTAAAAGTAAATTTGACCTTACAGAGCTTACAAGCTGCTTTTTCATCATTCAAGGTAAAATAATTCCACACTTTACTAGTCTTAGATCTAACTGGTGGTTTTTTAACTGCAATAGAAGTTTGAGTTTCAACAAAAGTGGTTTGGTCCTCCTCTAAGTTTACATGTTGTGGCTGTGATGCAGATTCTGAAAAAAGTGGAACAGACTCATTTTGTGGTGTTCTAGAAGATGAACTCGGAGACATTCCCAtaaatcttttcatttttaagatATAAAATAGCCAAGAAATAAATAGGCAATGAAGCTATAACAAATAAATCACAACTGGAGCAAAATTAGGTTTATAAAAAATCAACATTAACAAATATGAAACAAGAACATATATAAACCAAAATTAAAACAAACCAGGTGATTATTGGCAGTTCAGCAACACCAAATTAGACAAATGATACTTCGATTGGATGATTCTCGACAACACCAAATCCACCAGATGAACAGTTGGATGAAGATGGATGATTCTCGACAACAATTACTGAGGATGCAGAGAATAAGAGTAAGAGAATTGGAGTAGGGATGAAGATGGAATGGAGAATACAATTACATGTATTTATAGGAGAATCAGAGAAGAACAATTAAGATTTTACCGTTGAAAACTTGGAATTGGAGAAGAAGACCGACGGATGGAATGAAAATTGAGAATGAAGCTGGATCTAGAAATTGGAGAAGAAGACCGACGGATGAATGAAAATTGAGAATGAAGACCGACGCCTCTTTTATTTACCAATCATCAATCTATTAATTAATAGTGCACGCCACTTTTCAATTCAATCTATTACCGCGCCACTTTTTAATTAAGGTCCATAATCAATTTGCCattaaatatattagttttaattaaatcctaaacctaattatatttaattaagtgAGTGGGTTGAAGCTGTGCTGGGCTGAGTTGGGCCTAGGCTGGGCCTGAGCTGGGCTTGGGCTCGGGCTGCTAGTGGGCCTGGTCCCGGGCCGGTTCTGGGTTTACAAATAGGCCCAAATAGAGCCGTTACACTCAACAAGCCCAACCCGAGCCCGTTTTATTTCTCTAATGAGCCGGGCCTGGGCCGGCCCATACCGGGCCTGGGCTGGGCCAGCCCGGCCCAGTTGACAACTCTAAACCCAATGCCAAAGCCCACACTATTGCTATTCAAATATGTGACTTTTCAAaaatttgttgtttttaaaattatggaAATAATAATCCAGTCACGAGTAaaagttttttttaagtaaaaataacaaataaaataaaagaagctACTACTAATATCGAGAAATCTAGAACTTTCTGAGCAAACTTTTGCGGCAATTGATATCAGATTGATTCGAGAATTCAGAAACATAAGCCGCTGTTGTAGAGGGGAGAAACTCCAATCCAATTTAGAGATGGAgagaggaggtagaagaggcgGAGGAATGGTAGGGCTGCTTGTGCTCCAGGCATTAAGCGAGTATGGCCGCCTCGACCGCAAGCCTCCTGTCACCGCAGGTCTTATCGCGGCTAATACACTTATTTACTTACGCCCTAAATTTCTCGATCCAATTCTTCCAACCCTCAGTCAAGTCTGGTTTAATCCCCGCCTCATCGTCAAGGTAACTCTTTCATCCCTCGCTTATTCATCATCAGTTATTGAACTTGGATTTCCTGCTGTCATCACTTCACCCGCTTTATCTTGTAGCTGAGGAAGGTTGAACCTATTGCCTCTATGATTTATCCCCGGATGTGTTTTGACTATTTTAACAATTATTTATgcctttctctcccagtcaaaTTTCATCTTAAAGAGAATACTGCAAATGTTTTTGGCTTAGAATTCAAAGTATTTAGTTATTGATTTGGTTGGAGCAGAACAAGGATTTGAAGCGCCTTATTTTATCTGCATTGTACCACACTGGTGAACCGCATCTTGTATACAATATGTTATCCCTACTGTGGAAGGGAATACAGTTGGAGAGTGCAATGGGAAGTGTGGAATTTGCAACAATGGTTGCAGCTCTACTTGGTATGTCTCAAGGCATCACGTTACTGCTAGCCAAATTTCTTCTGCTCTTTGAATATGAGAGAGCCTACTACAATGAATATGCCGTGGGATTCTCTGGTGTGCTTTTTGCCATGAAAGTTGTTCTCTACTCTCAGTCGGATAGCTATACATATGTGCACGGACTCATGGTCCCTGCACGTTATGCTGTGTGGGCAGAACTTGTTCTCATTCAAATGTTGGTACCTGGAGTCTCATTTCTCGGTCATCTTGGGGGAATTCTTGCTGGAATCTCCTACGTATACCTTAGGGGTGCAAGATCTGGTGTTAACCCTTGTGTGAAGATAATGAGGGTTGTCACCCATCTGTTATGTTGGCCATTAAGATTTCTGAACGGTATGTGCTTGCGGCCTTCGTCTGGCCGTGTGTTTGGAAGGGGAACTCTCCAAGGAGGCGAGACACCAGGTGTATGGAGTTGTGGAGCATGTACATACGAGAACCCAAGCTTTTCAAGTGTCTGCGAGATGTGTGGGACAGAAAGTAACGGTGATGGATTTGCACCCACATCCACAAGTGAATCCATTTCGCTTGAGGAACTACGACAGCGGAGAATCCAGAGATTTGGTAGATGGTGATACAATCTGTAGTGGAAGTTGGCAAGAGGAGAGATTACTCGATATTGGCTGGATTTTAAACATACTCATGATTTTCTTTTTGTATGCATTTCGACTATGTTATTTCATGTATAGAAAAAATGCTTAATCCTGTTATGTTCTATGGAATGGTGCGATTCATCTCTAAACAATTAAGATGGAGCAAAATAAACACTATTCGAGTCTACATAGTCAAATGTGAGCCAATGTAACATAATACGTTTGGATTAACCCACCCCATTGAAGAGGATTTGCTTAGAACGCAATGATTTAGTAGTTAGTAATTGAGCATCTAGAATGCATAGAAAACAGCTGAGACAACAATATGAACTCCAAAAAGTAAAGAAAATCATCACAATAAAAGTATCCAAGACTGTAGGCAATCTTTTCTACTATAACGAACAAAAATTGTTCCCTGCAAATGTCAGCCCTCCCACATTTCAATTCCTTGCTTATTGGTGACCTTTTTAGATGGGGCAGGGTGGAACATCAAGAGTGATGCCAGCTTGAATTTGACCCCAACCAATCAGACGCCAATGCCTATCAATTCTTCTACTCAAAGCGATTTTTTCTCCTTTACTTGTGCACACAGGTGAAGTGAGCTGCAGCTTTGCAAACACATTCCTGACAGCGACAACACGGGCTCCAGTTGACATTGATCCTATGTTTAACATTAGCATCTCACCCTTTGTCAGCTTTGTCACCTTACCCTGCCTCTCTGTGTCCTTTGTCCTGACACCCAGCAGCCGTCTCAGCAGAAAGAAATTAACCTGGGGGTTGAACAGATAAGTTTACAACGTTACCAAATAATTCCATAACAGAAAAAATCAATGCACTAAATATGAACCCAAGGACAAATCAAAGACAACTTCTACCAGGAGATGCCCTTACCTCTAGCTCCACATATACTTCAGGTAGAGAACCAACTTCTCCAAGAACCTGGCCGACCAACCTATCAGCACGAGTAAGTGTGGGGTCCATTGTTGTTCCAACTCCAATAAGGCCTCCAGGTACAGCAAATTGCAATTCATTCTGCTCAGCGTACAAGGATACTATCCTGGAGTATATAGGTGTACACCTGATGTTATCATTCTCATCTTTGACAACAATACCAGGACGGACCTCAATAAACTGATTTACTTTCAACACACCCTGCAAGTAAAATTCGATGGCTCCATTACATTAGCACCTTAGATGACTAGGTTGCATGTAGAAACTGTTCACTTCAGATACAGGAGAAAACAATGTTATGCGACTACGGTAATTCAGTGCAATTGGACTGTTACTTTCTAGGCTTGTATTAACAGAAAGATGTATATGCAACTAGTTCAGTGAGAGAAAATGACCAAAGGAAAGATATAAGTTAATCTTCTAGAATACTATTTACACAAGTTTACAAGCAATTAGATCAGGGAAAAAATAACACCGACAAGATATCGGATGCCAGAATTACACATACAAGACTATACCTTAAGAATACTGCCACCAGCAACACCACCTTTAATTTCATCAACTTCAGACCCAGGCTTATTGACGTCGAAAGACCTGATCACAATCATATTTGGTGGCGATATGAAGTTCCTCTCTGGGATTGGGATTTTTTTCACGATATATTCACATACAACATCAATGTTATATTTCAGTTGAGCAGAAATTGGAACCACTGGCGCATTATCTGCAACAGTCCCCTGTGGAGAGAATTTGAAAGATGGCATTACGAAATgtagtggagagagaaaaagagaataaaggaaGAGAGAGGATATAATTTTTATGTTGCAAGTAGCTTGGGCCAGAGGGGGTATAATTAATTGACATTGCATCAGGAGCAAAAACTGACCTGAATGAACCTCTGAATGGCTTCATGCTGGTTGATGGCGACATTTTCCTGAACAAGATCAACCTTATTTTGAAGTATTATGATATGTTGGAGACGCATGATTTCCACAGCAGCTAAATGTTCTGATGTCTGAGGTTGAGGACAACTTTCATTGGCAGCTATCAAAAGTAATGCTCCATCCATAATTGCTGCTCCATTAAGCATTGTAGCCATGAGAATGTCATGACCCTGTGGACAAATATGACAGTAGCAAGTGTTTAGTCATGTAGATGAGGACAGCAATAGTTAAGCCAGACAAATTTAAGACCAAAATCAGCATTATAACTGGAAAATAGATCCAAAAGAAATTCGCGACTATGACAGCCTTACTCTAGGAGTAGACAAGAATACAAATACAGTTGCCGATGACAAAAAACGCAAGAGAACCCTTACCGGACAATCAACAAAAGATACATGTCTAAGCAATTTCATCCTACAGTTCTCAAACCCAGGGACATCACACATTGGACTATCTTCTTTTCCACTCCCGTAGGCCCTgagaaaaataatagtatactCAACAAGAGCCAGGATATGTAGTACAGCAATCAGACCTAGTCATAAGTCACATCTTACTTGTAACACACTGGCCGAGGGCATTGATCCTCTTCACACTTATATATCTTGGCATTGGCATACCCAAGCTTGATAGTAATATTACGTTCCAGTTCATTTTTAAAACGAACAGTCTGAAACAATGCATCCAAGAAGTtaaacttaaaaataaaattattattacatTGACAGAATGATAAAGCTAAAAGGGTTTTAGATAAACCAAAaggttaaaaaaaataacttgaCAAATCCAACTGTCCTGTCCACAATATCTGCATCAACAACTTAAATCCTGGATATTCGTCCATACTCAGTTTTGATACTGTTGATATACTTAACAAGTGTTCATCAAAATCATATGCTACTAAACTTTTAATAGCAGTACAGAACAAATGCTTAAAAACTCACATAGTGAATGGATGTCTAAACAGTAGTGCAATACCTGGACACCAGAGATGGCCTTCACAACTGTTGACTTTCCATGAGCCACATGACCAATGGTTCCTGAAGGAGGAGCAAAAGGGACTAAGTATTGAGAAATAAATACCACCCTCACACTAGCACATATAAAGACCAAGCAAAAGGGAGTAAAAACATGTGATACTCTTAGGTAGCAAGACGAAGGTATTGGTAATACGAGCTCACCAATGTTGATGGTGGCCTGGCGAGAAATAACCTCAGGTGATAGTGGATTTAGTTTTGTTACATCCAGCTTACTTAAATCCTGCTCCATCAAGCCCTTCCTCGACATTGTGGCAGCTCTTAGTAGATTGGTCTAACAAATAGAATAGAATGATACGGATCAATAAGCTCTAAGAAACAAAAGATGAGCCTATATGCATGCACAATTTTTCTACATGATGGTATTATAGGGACAAAAGTGTCGATGTGGCACGGGGAATTGGTTGAATTCAGATCAAGAATATCAACCACTAAAACCAAACAAGCATAAATCATCGTGAGACATCTTAATAAGAGACGAAGCAGTTTTGATTCAGGATCTTGATTCTTTGGCAACTAATAATCTCCACTACAGTTTCTATTTCAGTTACTCACAACTCTGTTCCAAAAATCATCATCTTGGGTGCAGCGAAATAAATTAGTGAAAGGCAGACAAATTCTGGAAATGCCCCTACCACTACTATAAAAGCGTTTGTGGCTTCAAAATTGTAGTAAGTACTTgttaatggagtatataaagTTACTTATTAAGAAGGCGGATTTACCTCAGATTTGCTGAATCGCAGTATGGTGCCGCGTGTGCTATATCTCTTGGATCTACTGTGAAACGATTTCTTGTGTATTGGTGGAGAAGATGGAGATTGAAATAGATGAGAAATAGCGTACAAATGAGAAGCGGCGCTGTAGAAGTTTAGGGTTTTTGGTGCTCTTTTTTTTCATTGCGtagattttattaattttcctttttcttccttttcgcTACTTTTTTAGGTAATACGACTACTACCATTTAATAAGCCTTTGGGCTGCTGCATCCTTTTGAAAGGCCCAAAATTGTAAGTTGGTTGGATTTAGTATTTAATTAACTGTGTGGGCTTTGTTCTTTTTATTCGTTGGGACATCATGATATTTAAAAGGGAAGGACTTGTCATTTTAACACTCTTTTCATTTCTCCTACATGATATCCATCTGTTTTCCTTCTGTTTATGATTGAACATCAATCCTTAATGCTTAAGGGGCGGCAAATCAGGTAACTGCACCTGAAAAAGGCAAATGCATCCTACTCGAACCCAGGCTGATCATGAATGTGAGTTATCTTAATACCCATTGCGGGTATCTGaatattcaaaataattttttatttagaatttCATTTATTTAGATTTATTTGAGCTAACCTCATAATAGTAATTCACATTCCTCAAACCTAAGTCATTACCTCCAACGATGAAACTAAACGGGGGCCAAGCCCACAACTACAATGGGGGCTTGGCCGTTGCCGGACCCAAAATCCTTTGCCACAATCATCCTCAGTCTGGTCTTCGCCTCAACGCCTTAAATAACTTGAGCCTGACACTTTCCCGAGTCTCAATGAATTTAGGGTTTGAAGATTGAATTAAGAAAAAAGAAGATTGTATCTAATGGAGTTTCTATCAATAAATTTTGTGTGCCCATTcacaaaaattattaaaacattacatgtaaaataatataatatcattgtttttgaaatttcagtaccagtttttaaaattttatattccaCCACTGATTAcctcataataataataataattaaaattagggTAAAGGCCAAAAGTGGTCGTAAACATAtgcccattttacgattttggtcttaaacattacgttttgaattattgcatcctATACATTTCAACTCGGGCCACAATAAGTCCAAAATGGACGGaaccgttaaatattaacggtCAACGGATGTTTACCCGATTTTGACccaattaatcatttttaattaattcaaaaataatataactattaatataaataaaaaaacatttatattataaataaaaatatataaacccCCCTCCCCCTCCAGCATCTCCACCATCTCCGCCGCCCTCCTCGCCTCCCGATTCCCCCTCATCGCCCCCACCACCTTCGCCACCGTCTCATCCCTCAGGCTCAGCGCAAACGGAAAACGGAAGAACATAACTTTGAATAaagagaacttatctttcgtGGTAATCGGGGCTGTTCGAGTGAGGCCGGAGTTCTTTCGGGGTTGTTTCGCGGCTGTTCCGGGCGAGTTCGAGGCGTAACGGAGCTGTTTTCGGAGTTGTCGAGCAGCAAGAGGCAGTGCGGATACGTTTTCCGTTGAGTAGACTCCGATTGCACGGAGCGATGGAGACGACTGTCGGCGGAGGAAAGTAGGCGTCGGACTCCGAAGACGAGGCGCTGCTGATTTCCAGCAACGATGCAACGCGACGACTGCTGTGTTGACGGTGgaaatgattaattaaattataataatattatttatttataataataattatatta
Proteins encoded in this window:
- the LOC121811596 gene encoding rhomboid-like protein 14, mitochondrial, whose protein sequence is MERGGRRGGGMVGLLVLQALSEYGRLDRKPPVTAGLIAANTLIYLRPKFLDPILPTLSQVWFNPRLIVKNKDLKRLILSALYHTGEPHLVYNMLSLLWKGIQLESAMGSVEFATMVAALLGMSQGITLLLAKFLLLFEYERAYYNEYAVGFSGVLFAMKVVLYSQSDSYTYVHGLMVPARYAVWAELVLIQMLVPGVSFLGHLGGILAGISYVYLRGARSGVNPCVKIMRVVTHLLCWPLRFLNGMCLRPSSGRVFGRGTLQGGETPGVWSCGACTYENPSFSSVCEMCGTESNGDGFAPTSTSESISLEELRQRRIQRFGRW
- the LOC121811595 gene encoding eukaryotic translation initiation factor 2 subunit gamma-like: MSRKGLMEQDLSKLDVTKLNPLSPEVISRQATINIGTIGHVAHGKSTVVKAISGVQTVRFKNELERNITIKLGYANAKIYKCEEDQCPRPVCYKAYGSGKEDSPMCDVPGFENCRMKLLRHVSFVDCPGHDILMATMLNGAAIMDGALLLIAANESCPQPQTSEHLAAVEIMRLQHIIILQNKVDLVQENVAINQHEAIQRFIQGTVADNAPVVPISAQLKYNIDVVCEYIVKKIPIPERNFISPPNMIVIRSFDVNKPGSEVDEIKGGVAGGSILKGVLKVNQFIEVRPGIVVKDENDNIRCTPIYSRIVSLYAEQNELQFAVPGGLIGVGTTMDPTLTRADRLVGQVLGEVGSLPEVYVELEVNFFLLRRLLGVRTKDTERQGKVTKLTKGEMLMLNIGSMSTGARVVAVRNVFAKLQLTSPVCTSKGEKIALSRRIDRHWRLIGWGQIQAGITLDVPPCPI